One window of the Enterobacter huaxiensis genome contains the following:
- a CDS encoding zinc-binding dehydrogenase, which yields MKTKVAAIYGKQDVRIREFELPEINDNELLVSVISDSVCLSTWKAAKLGSEHKRVPDDLENHPVITGHECAGVIVEVGKNLADKYKKGQRFVLQPAMGLPSGYSAGYSYEYFGGNATYMIIPEIAINLGCVLPYHGSYFAAASLAEPMCCIIGAYNANYHTTQYVYEHRMGVKPGGNIALLACAGPMGIGAIDYAINGGIQPSRVVVVDIDEARLAQAKKLLPVALAAQKGIELIYVNTSGMENPAAALRALTDNAGFDDVFVYAAVPAVIELADDLLAEDGCLNFFAGPTDGNFKVPFNFYNVHYNSTHVVGTSGGSTEDMKEAITLSATGQLQPSFMVTHIGGLDAVPHTVLNLPDIPGGKKLIYNGVTLPLTAIADFAEKGKTDPLFRELARLVEETHGIWNEKAERYLLAQFGVDIGEAEA from the coding sequence ATGAAAACGAAAGTGGCTGCCATTTATGGCAAGCAGGATGTACGTATCCGCGAATTTGAATTGCCCGAAATAAACGACAATGAACTTCTGGTGAGCGTAATTTCCGACAGCGTCTGTTTATCCACCTGGAAGGCGGCGAAATTAGGCAGTGAACATAAACGCGTGCCGGACGATCTGGAGAACCATCCGGTTATTACCGGGCATGAATGCGCCGGGGTGATTGTTGAGGTCGGGAAAAATCTGGCCGATAAATATAAAAAAGGTCAGCGCTTTGTATTACAACCGGCTATGGGATTGCCGAGCGGTTATTCTGCCGGCTACAGCTATGAATATTTTGGCGGCAATGCGACGTATATGATTATCCCTGAAATCGCGATTAATTTGGGCTGCGTTTTACCTTATCACGGCTCCTATTTTGCGGCAGCTTCGCTGGCTGAACCGATGTGCTGTATTATCGGTGCGTATAACGCCAATTATCATACGACGCAATATGTCTATGAGCACCGGATGGGCGTGAAGCCGGGAGGGAACATAGCGCTTCTTGCCTGCGCCGGGCCAATGGGGATTGGCGCTATTGATTATGCGATTAACGGCGGAATTCAACCCTCGCGCGTTGTGGTGGTGGATATTGATGAGGCCCGCCTCGCGCAGGCAAAAAAATTACTGCCGGTTGCGCTGGCGGCTCAAAAGGGCATTGAACTTATTTATGTCAATACCTCCGGAATGGAGAACCCTGCCGCTGCGCTACGCGCGCTGACGGATAATGCCGGCTTTGACGACGTGTTTGTCTATGCCGCAGTTCCTGCGGTCATCGAACTGGCGGACGATCTTCTCGCCGAGGACGGGTGCCTGAATTTCTTCGCCGGACCAACGGACGGCAATTTCAAGGTGCCGTTCAATTTTTACAATGTCCATTACAACAGTACGCACGTGGTGGGCACCTCGGGCGGCTCGACGGAAGACATGAAAGAGGCGATTACGCTGAGCGCAACGGGCCAGCTTCAGCCGTCGTTTATGGTGACCCACATCGGCGGCCTCGATGCAGTGCCCCACACGGTGCTCAATCTGCCGGACATTCCTGGTGGCAAGAAGCTTATCTATAACGGAGTCACCCTGCCGTTAACGGCCATTGCCGATTTTGCCGAAAAAGGCAAAACCGACCCGCTGTTCCGCGAGCTGGCAAGGCTGGTGGAAGAGACCCATGGCATCTGGAATGAAAAAGCAGAGCGCTATCTTCTGGCGCAGTTTGGGGTGGATATTGGGGAGGCTGAGGCATGA
- a CDS encoding MltR family transcriptional regulator produces MTTLTEDDVLEQLDAQNNLLAFMTTAQSFLLQGIKCFLPSLFVDNDEEIVEYAVKPLLAQSGPLDDIDVALRLIYALGKMDKWLYADITHFSQFYQYLNEQDAVPGFADDITWDFISNVNCITRNATLYGALESMKFADFAAWSEVRFTAMIKTALTLAVTTILKELTP; encoded by the coding sequence ATGACGACGCTGACAGAAGACGATGTGCTTGAGCAACTGGATGCTCAGAATAACCTCCTCGCATTTATGACGACGGCACAGTCTTTTTTACTCCAGGGCATTAAATGTTTTCTGCCGTCGCTGTTTGTCGATAACGATGAAGAGATCGTGGAATATGCAGTGAAGCCGTTACTCGCCCAGAGTGGGCCGCTTGATGATATCGACGTGGCGCTACGCTTAATTTATGCGCTGGGAAAAATGGACAAATGGCTCTACGCAGACATTACGCATTTTTCTCAGTTTTATCAGTATCTGAATGAACAGGATGCGGTCCCGGGCTTCGCCGATGACATCACCTGGGATTTTATCAGTAACGTCAATTGTATCACCCGTAACGCGACGTTATACGGCGCGCTGGAGTCGATGAAATTTGCTGATTTTGCCGCATGGTCTGAGGTTCGCTTTACCGCGATGATCAAAACGGCGCTAACCCTGGCGGTAACGACAATTTTAAAGGAACTGACGCCGTGA
- the glpX gene encoding class II fructose-bisphosphatase, with the protein MMSLAWPLFRVTEQAALAAWPQTGCGDKNRIDGLAVTAMREALNAIAIRGRIVIGEGEIDHAPMLWIGEEVGSGVGPAVDIAVDPIEGTRMVAMGQSNALAVMAFAPQGSLFHAPDMYMKKLVVNAAAAGAISLELPLAENLRNVARALGKPLEHLRMVTLDKPRLQNAIAEATRMGVKVFALPDGDVAASVLTCLQDNPYDLMYTVGGAPEGVISACAVKALGGDMQAELIDFCEAKGESPENHRVAMQEHRRCAEMGVEVNRIYTLEELVGGNDILFSATGVTGGDLVKGIQQAAKGVRTQTLLIGGADRTCNIIDSLHSW; encoded by the coding sequence ATGATGTCTCTGGCGTGGCCGCTCTTTCGCGTGACCGAACAGGCGGCGCTGGCCGCCTGGCCGCAAACCGGGTGCGGCGATAAAAACCGGATCGACGGGCTGGCGGTAACCGCCATGCGCGAGGCGCTAAACGCGATAGCGATTCGCGGGCGTATTGTCATCGGCGAAGGTGAGATCGACCATGCGCCAATGCTGTGGATTGGTGAGGAGGTCGGAAGTGGCGTTGGCCCGGCGGTGGATATTGCCGTCGATCCCATTGAGGGCACCCGCATGGTAGCGATGGGACAAAGCAATGCGCTGGCAGTGATGGCGTTCGCCCCGCAGGGAAGCCTGTTTCATGCCCCTGATATGTATATGAAGAAACTGGTGGTTAATGCCGCGGCGGCGGGGGCAATCAGCCTTGAGCTCCCGCTGGCGGAGAACCTTCGCAACGTTGCCCGGGCCCTGGGCAAGCCGCTTGAGCATCTGCGGATGGTTACGCTGGACAAACCGCGCCTGCAAAATGCTATCGCCGAGGCGACACGGATGGGGGTGAAAGTGTTCGCTCTGCCCGATGGTGACGTCGCTGCCAGCGTACTGACCTGCTTACAGGATAATCCCTATGATCTGATGTATACCGTAGGCGGTGCGCCAGAAGGCGTGATCTCCGCCTGCGCGGTGAAAGCGCTGGGCGGCGATATGCAGGCGGAGCTGATCGACTTTTGTGAAGCGAAAGGAGAGAGCCCTGAGAACCATCGGGTTGCTATGCAGGAGCACCGTCGTTGCGCGGAGATGGGCGTGGAGGTCAATCGTATCTATACCCTGGAGGAACTGGTGGGGGGAAATGACATTTTGTTCAGCGCGACGGGCGTGACGGGAGGCGATCTGGTTAAAGGTATTCAACAGGCTGCGAAGGGTGTACGCACGCAAACTTTACTGATCGGCGGCGCAGACCGAACGTGTAATATAATAGACTCTCTGCATTCATGGTGA